One genomic window of Manihot esculenta cultivar AM560-2 chromosome 16, M.esculenta_v8, whole genome shotgun sequence includes the following:
- the LOC110603748 gene encoding copper transporter 5.1 has protein sequence MMHMTFYWSREVTLLVNSWRTQTWLAYSLTLLVCVVASALYQLLENLRIRLRVKVIAATSGSAQEPLLQPKTGRGKWSAARLAGAVLFGVNSAIGYLLMLAVMSFNGGVFVAIVLGLVIGYLLFRSEDENLTVSENPCACA, from the coding sequence ATGATGCACATGACCTTTTACTGGAGCCGGGAGGTGACTCTCCTGGTGAACTCTTGGCGCACTCAGACATGGCTGGCTTATTCCTTGACTCTTCTCGTTTGCGTAGTCGCCTCCGCCTTATACCAACTCCTAGAAAACCTTCGCATCCGCCTTCGGGTCAAAGTCATCGCCGCAACCAGCGGTTCTGCGCAAGAGCCTTTGCTTCAACCCAAGACGGGTAGAGGGAAATGGTCGGCGGCGAGACTAGCCGGAGCAGTGCTTTTTGGAGTAAACTCGGCGATCGGGTACTTGCTAATGCTTGCTGTGATGTCGTTTAACGGAGGGGTGTTTGTGGCGATTGTATTGGGGCTGGTTATTGGGTATTTGTTGTTTAGGAGCGAAGATGAGAATTTGACGGTTTCTGAGAATCCCTGTGCCTGTGCGTAG
- the LOC110603356 gene encoding uncharacterized protein LOC110603356: MAAGTTTVLKDASKAAAGDVEFVKCDCCGLTEECTVAYIIRVRERYGGRWICGLCSEAVKDETRRSKRDIDTDEALERHIKFCQQFRSSSPPTNPSEDLISAVKTLLRRSLNSPRKKKGSVFPSSS, from the coding sequence ATGGCTGCCGGAACTACGACGGTGTTGAAAGATGCTTCTAAGGCGGCGGCAGGAGATGTTGAGTTTGTTAAATGTGATTGCTGTGGTTTGACGGAGGAATGCACTGTGGCTTACATTATTCGTGTGCGCGAGAGGTATGGTGGTCGCTGGATTTGTGGCCTCTGCAGTGAAGCTGTGAAGGACGAGACTCGTCGATCCAAGAGAGATATTGACACCGACGAAGCATTAGAACGGCACATCAAGTTTTGTCAGCAATTTAGATCTTCATCACCACCAACCAATCCCTCTGAAGATTTGATTTCTGccgtgaaaactctccttcgcCGAAGTTTGAACTCACCAAGGAAGAAGAAGGGATCAGTGTTTCCATCGTCGTCGTAG
- the LOC110603664 gene encoding polyadenylate-binding protein-interacting protein 7 isoform X1, whose translation MSLSKKGSQTNNTQLNIPNKATALNPNAAEFIPFSLRSSSSPSGSASNTAAATARFAASGTVGKAVLDRSESSVSNASDDEAHQFWRHQLPDDITPDFKVMGEDESQAFGGISIAGLSLNDSSEVTKFPVSLGSGYILPEQQEPSPRHINGSSFSEKMRFVANSYGEDPTSASYLNLPTKPWDKQIISSDQLLGNVREVPGHPYNGNSRPGFMNDMLGEHAIVDDTDMNPLEFLASQFPGFAAESLAEVYFANGCDLNLTIEMLTQLELQVDGGFSQNMNSKTYSAPNLSALDFPALPAQDGQNGASKYAGDDLQQSSNPYRSSDKENILLFKSSSSTPSRGGGIDFASAVRKLASQDSGMWKYDRNGSADSSVGSSRSSHVLASSYGSGNGRAAYADRMQNRGSARAAPVWLETGEAVGNMYSDLREEARDHARLRNAYFEQARQAYLIGNKALAKELSVKGQLHNMHMKAAHGKAHESIYRMRNPAGPELQVDGRGHERMIDLHGLHVSEAIHVLKHELSVLRSTARAAEHRLQVYICVGTGHHTRGLRTPARLPIAVQQYLLEEEGLDYTEPQPGLLRVVIY comes from the exons ATGAGCTTATCAAAGAAAGGGTCTCAAACCAACAATACACAGCTGAATATTCCAAACAAGGCAACGGCTTTGAATCCCAATGCAGCAGAGTTTATTCCCTTCTCCCTCAGATCATCATCTTCACCGTCTGGAAGTGCATCAAACACGGCAGCTGCTACAGCAAGATTTGCTGCTTCTGGGACCGTAGGGAAAGCAGTGCTTGACCGATCGGAGTCATCTGTTTCTAATGCTTCTGATGATGAGGCCCATCAATTCTGGCGCCACCAGCTTCCTGATGATATAACTCCTGACTTCAAGGTCATGGGCGAAGATGAATCTCAAGCATTTGGAGGCATCTCTATAGCAGGCTTGTCTTTAAATGACAGCAGTGAAGTTACAAAATTCCCTGTTTCTTTAGGCAGTGGATACATATTGCCCGAGCAACAAGAACCATCCCCACGGCATATTAATGGTAGCAGCTTCAGTGAAAAGATGAGATTTGTTGCTAATTCTTATGGAGAAGATCCTACTTCAGCTAGTTATTTGAATTTGCCCACTAAGCCCTGGGACAAGCAAATTATTAGCAGTGATCAGCTTCTTGGCAATGTTAGGGAGGTACCTGGACATCCATACAATGGGAATTCAAGACCTGGATTCATGAATGACATGTTAGGCGAGCATGCAATAGTTGATGATACTGACATGAATCCTTTGGAGTTTTTGGCTTCACAGTTCCCTGGATTTGCCGCCGAAAGCCTTGCAGAAGTCTATTTTGCTAATGGATGCGACTTAAATCTCACTATTGAGATGCTTACTCAACTAGAG CTTCAAGTTGATGGTGGTTTTAGTCAGAATATGAACTCAAAGACGTATTCAGCTCCCAATCTGAGTGCCCTGGACTTTCCAGCACTTCCTGCACAAGATGGTCAGAATGGTGCTTCAAAATATGCTGGAGATGATCTTCAGCAAAGCAGCAATCCTTATCGATCTTCTGACAAAGAGAACATTCTTTTATTTAAGTCTAGTTCTTCCACTCCGTCTAGAGGTGGTGGAATAGATTTTGCTTCAGCTGTCAGGAAGTTGGCATCACAGGATTCTGGCATGTGGAAGTATGACAGAAATGGTTCTGCTGATTCCTCAGTTGGCTCAAGCAGAAGTTCCCATGTTTTAGCTAGCTCATATGGTAGTGGGAATGGGAGAGCTGCTTATGCTGATAGAATGCAAAATCGTGGTTCAGCTCGAGCAGCTCCTGTCTGGCTTGAAACTGGAGAAGCAGTGG GAAATATGTATTCAGATTTGCGGGAAGAAGCTCGTGATCATGCGCGGTTACGGAATGCCTACTTTGAACAG GCACGGCAAGCATACCTCATTGGAAATAAGGCTCTAGCCAAGGAATTGAGTGTGAAGGGGCAGCTGCACAATATGCATATGAAAGCAGCTCATGGGAAGGCACATGAATCTATTTATCGCATGAG GAACCCAGCTGGCCCAGAGTTGCAGGTGGATGGGAGGGGACATGAGCGGATGATAGACCTTCATGGTCTACATGTAAGTGAAGCCATCCATGTGCTGAAACACGAACTGAGTGTTCTGAGGAGCACAGCACGTGCGGCAGAGCACCGTCTGCAGGTTTATATATGCGTTGGGACAGGTCATCACACCAGGGGTTTGCGCACTCCAGCCAGACTTCCAATTGCTGTCCAGCAATACCTGCTTGAAGAAGAGGGTCTTGACTACACTGAACCGCAGCCAGGTCTGCTTCGAGTCGTGATCTATTGA
- the LOC110603664 gene encoding polyadenylate-binding protein-interacting protein 7 isoform X2: MSLSKKGSQTNNTQLNIPNKATALNPNAAEFIPFSLRSSSSPSGSASNTAAATARFAASGTVGKAVLDRSESSVSNASDDEAHQFWRHQLPDDITPDFKVMGEDESQAFGGISIAGLSLNDSSEVTKFPVSLGSGYILPEQQEPSPRHINGSSFSEKMRFVANSYGEDPTSASYLNLPTKPWDKQIISSDQLLGNVREVPGHPYNGNSRPGFMNDMLGEHAIVDDTDMNPLEFLASQFPGFAAESLAEVYFANGCDLNLTIEMLTQLELQVDGGFSQNMNSKTYSAPNLSALDFPALPAQDGQNGASKYAGDDLQQSSNPYRSSDKENILLFKSSSSTPSRGGGIDFASAVRKLASQDSGMWKYDRNGSADSSVGSSRSSHVLASSYGSGNGRAAYADRMQNRGSARAAPVWLETGEAVGNVPHSNKATCIYAPFICGTNAFCMYICFKIVGWQEICIQICGKKLVIMRGYGMPTLNRNPAGPELQVDGRGHERMIDLHGLHVSEAIHVLKHELSVLRSTARAAEHRLQVYICVGTGHHTRGLRTPARLPIAVQQYLLEEEGLDYTEPQPGLLRVVIY; encoded by the exons ATGAGCTTATCAAAGAAAGGGTCTCAAACCAACAATACACAGCTGAATATTCCAAACAAGGCAACGGCTTTGAATCCCAATGCAGCAGAGTTTATTCCCTTCTCCCTCAGATCATCATCTTCACCGTCTGGAAGTGCATCAAACACGGCAGCTGCTACAGCAAGATTTGCTGCTTCTGGGACCGTAGGGAAAGCAGTGCTTGACCGATCGGAGTCATCTGTTTCTAATGCTTCTGATGATGAGGCCCATCAATTCTGGCGCCACCAGCTTCCTGATGATATAACTCCTGACTTCAAGGTCATGGGCGAAGATGAATCTCAAGCATTTGGAGGCATCTCTATAGCAGGCTTGTCTTTAAATGACAGCAGTGAAGTTACAAAATTCCCTGTTTCTTTAGGCAGTGGATACATATTGCCCGAGCAACAAGAACCATCCCCACGGCATATTAATGGTAGCAGCTTCAGTGAAAAGATGAGATTTGTTGCTAATTCTTATGGAGAAGATCCTACTTCAGCTAGTTATTTGAATTTGCCCACTAAGCCCTGGGACAAGCAAATTATTAGCAGTGATCAGCTTCTTGGCAATGTTAGGGAGGTACCTGGACATCCATACAATGGGAATTCAAGACCTGGATTCATGAATGACATGTTAGGCGAGCATGCAATAGTTGATGATACTGACATGAATCCTTTGGAGTTTTTGGCTTCACAGTTCCCTGGATTTGCCGCCGAAAGCCTTGCAGAAGTCTATTTTGCTAATGGATGCGACTTAAATCTCACTATTGAGATGCTTACTCAACTAGAG CTTCAAGTTGATGGTGGTTTTAGTCAGAATATGAACTCAAAGACGTATTCAGCTCCCAATCTGAGTGCCCTGGACTTTCCAGCACTTCCTGCACAAGATGGTCAGAATGGTGCTTCAAAATATGCTGGAGATGATCTTCAGCAAAGCAGCAATCCTTATCGATCTTCTGACAAAGAGAACATTCTTTTATTTAAGTCTAGTTCTTCCACTCCGTCTAGAGGTGGTGGAATAGATTTTGCTTCAGCTGTCAGGAAGTTGGCATCACAGGATTCTGGCATGTGGAAGTATGACAGAAATGGTTCTGCTGATTCCTCAGTTGGCTCAAGCAGAAGTTCCCATGTTTTAGCTAGCTCATATGGTAGTGGGAATGGGAGAGCTGCTTATGCTGATAGAATGCAAAATCGTGGTTCAGCTCGAGCAGCTCCTGTCTGGCTTGAAACTGGAGAAGCAGTGGGTAATGTTCCTCACTCCAACAAAGCTACTTGCATTTATGCACCTTTTATCTGTGGGACAAATGCATTTTGCATGTATATCTGCTTTAAAATTGTTGGATGGCAGGAAATATGTATTCAGATTTGCGGGAAGAAGCTCGTGATCATGCGCGGTTACGGAATGCCTACTTTGAACAG GAACCCAGCTGGCCCAGAGTTGCAGGTGGATGGGAGGGGACATGAGCGGATGATAGACCTTCATGGTCTACATGTAAGTGAAGCCATCCATGTGCTGAAACACGAACTGAGTGTTCTGAGGAGCACAGCACGTGCGGCAGAGCACCGTCTGCAGGTTTATATATGCGTTGGGACAGGTCATCACACCAGGGGTTTGCGCACTCCAGCCAGACTTCCAATTGCTGTCCAGCAATACCTGCTTGAAGAAGAGGGTCTTGACTACACTGAACCGCAGCCAGGTCTGCTTCGAGTCGTGATCTATTGA
- the LOC110603664 gene encoding polyadenylate-binding protein-interacting protein 7 isoform X3, translated as MSLSKKGSQTNNTQLNIPNKATALNPNAAEFIPFSLRSSSSPSGSASNTAAATARFAASGTVGKAVLDRSESSVSNASDDEAHQFWRHQLPDDITPDFKVMGEDESQAFGGISIAGLSLNDSSEVTKFPVSLGSGYILPEQQEPSPRHINGSSFSEKMRFVANSYGEDPTSASYLNLPTKPWDKQIISSDQLLGNVREVPGHPYNGNSRPGFMNDMLGEHAIVDDTDMNPLEFLASQFPGFAAESLAEVYFANGCDLNLTIEMLTQLELQVDGGFSQNMNSKTYSAPNLSALDFPALPAQDGQNGASKYAGDDLQQSSNPYRSSDKENILLFKSSSSTPSRGGGIDFASAVRKLASQDSGMWKYDRNGSADSSVGSSRSSHVLASSYGSGNGRAAYADRMQNRGSARAAPVWLETGEAVGNMYSDLREEARDHARLRNAYFEQEPSWPRVAGGWEGT; from the exons ATGAGCTTATCAAAGAAAGGGTCTCAAACCAACAATACACAGCTGAATATTCCAAACAAGGCAACGGCTTTGAATCCCAATGCAGCAGAGTTTATTCCCTTCTCCCTCAGATCATCATCTTCACCGTCTGGAAGTGCATCAAACACGGCAGCTGCTACAGCAAGATTTGCTGCTTCTGGGACCGTAGGGAAAGCAGTGCTTGACCGATCGGAGTCATCTGTTTCTAATGCTTCTGATGATGAGGCCCATCAATTCTGGCGCCACCAGCTTCCTGATGATATAACTCCTGACTTCAAGGTCATGGGCGAAGATGAATCTCAAGCATTTGGAGGCATCTCTATAGCAGGCTTGTCTTTAAATGACAGCAGTGAAGTTACAAAATTCCCTGTTTCTTTAGGCAGTGGATACATATTGCCCGAGCAACAAGAACCATCCCCACGGCATATTAATGGTAGCAGCTTCAGTGAAAAGATGAGATTTGTTGCTAATTCTTATGGAGAAGATCCTACTTCAGCTAGTTATTTGAATTTGCCCACTAAGCCCTGGGACAAGCAAATTATTAGCAGTGATCAGCTTCTTGGCAATGTTAGGGAGGTACCTGGACATCCATACAATGGGAATTCAAGACCTGGATTCATGAATGACATGTTAGGCGAGCATGCAATAGTTGATGATACTGACATGAATCCTTTGGAGTTTTTGGCTTCACAGTTCCCTGGATTTGCCGCCGAAAGCCTTGCAGAAGTCTATTTTGCTAATGGATGCGACTTAAATCTCACTATTGAGATGCTTACTCAACTAGAG CTTCAAGTTGATGGTGGTTTTAGTCAGAATATGAACTCAAAGACGTATTCAGCTCCCAATCTGAGTGCCCTGGACTTTCCAGCACTTCCTGCACAAGATGGTCAGAATGGTGCTTCAAAATATGCTGGAGATGATCTTCAGCAAAGCAGCAATCCTTATCGATCTTCTGACAAAGAGAACATTCTTTTATTTAAGTCTAGTTCTTCCACTCCGTCTAGAGGTGGTGGAATAGATTTTGCTTCAGCTGTCAGGAAGTTGGCATCACAGGATTCTGGCATGTGGAAGTATGACAGAAATGGTTCTGCTGATTCCTCAGTTGGCTCAAGCAGAAGTTCCCATGTTTTAGCTAGCTCATATGGTAGTGGGAATGGGAGAGCTGCTTATGCTGATAGAATGCAAAATCGTGGTTCAGCTCGAGCAGCTCCTGTCTGGCTTGAAACTGGAGAAGCAGTGG GAAATATGTATTCAGATTTGCGGGAAGAAGCTCGTGATCATGCGCGGTTACGGAATGCCTACTTTGAACAG GAACCCAGCTGGCCCAGAGTTGCAGGTGGATGGGAGGGGACATGA
- the LOC110603663 gene encoding uncharacterized protein LOC110603663 isoform X3: MGGGGGGGKVEVISSKGCSRLFVGFSSSIPSFRGLQSFEPMSPATSSAGSEPLLVRSSGPFSGLVICVTGLSKVRLSESLYCVKSVGGNDVHLDDLNRRVSSSGTENSCLPVGFNDAKQFEMTEGQHKRSSGRSSNRSIEPTLSGNSIYVDSDISDDLRNKVYEAASGEGATFLDRWFVGCSASHVVCEGASTQRYLGHSNHLVTPHWVLKTAKEKHAQRLVQMSADLARQVGVMLEDFQNGIAGQEINGGNASQDAQSWRNKASFGERQQIVNFAKNGVRSRRGRRMQTCQTPIRPITPSSLLDSICWSISEPSSTASIYTDSLSCDDVSEHHTSVFYDAKGDNKDSEASFANPTRPLTESEKTELIFKNHFLTILFPIDRFSEMGPSSRTFFSENGFTCLQVLDHIYAFYQENMSASEIEAAIHTDSRHADQLRSVYSSKETAELGYVIFKRIDFLGSCRSFEMLKRVAGDNNSNVYELLIRA, from the exons ATGGGCGGAGGTGGTGGGGGTGGTAAAGTGGAAGTGATCAGCAGCAAGGGGTGCTCAAGACTGTTTGTGGGATTCTCATCTTCAATCCCTTCTTTTCGAGGTTTGCAATCCTTCGAGCCAATGTCTCCAGCCACATCCTCTGCTGGGTCTGAGCCGTTGTTGGTTCGATCAAGCGGTCCATTTTCTGGTCTTGTTATATGTGTAACAGGCCTATCTAAAG TGAGGTTAAGTGAATCACTCTACTGTGTCAAGAGTGTTGGAGGAAATGATGTGCACTTGGATGACTTAAATCGACGTGTCAGTTCCAGTGGAACTGAAAATTCCTGTCTTCCTGTTGGTTTTAATGATGCCAAGCAATTTGAAATGACTGAAGGACAGCATAAGCGATCATCTGGAAGAAGTTCTAATAGAAGTATTGAACCAACTTTGTCTGGTAATTCCATTTATGTTGATTCAGACATTTCAGATGACCTGAGGAATAAG GTTTACGAGGCAGCTTCTGGAGAAGGTGCCACATTTTTGGATCGATGGTTTGTTGGCTGCAGTGCAAGTCATGTAGTATGTGAAGGGGCTTCTACCCAAAGATATCTTGGCCACTCTAACCACCTTGTAACT CCACATTGGGTACTAAAAACAGCTAAAGAGAAACACGCCCAGAGGCTTGTTCAGATGTCTGCTGACTTGGCCAGACAGGTTGGAGTGATGCTTGAAGATTTTCAAAATGGCATTGCAGGGCAG GAAATAAATGGTGGAAATGCCTCTCAAGATGCTCAGAGTTGGAGGAATAAAGCAAGCTTTGGAGAAAGGCAACAAATTGTGAATTTTGCTAAAAATGGGGTTAGAAGTCGCCGTGGTCGTCGAATGCAG ACCTGTCAAACCCCAATTCGTCCAATAACCCCAAGCAGCCTTCTGGATTCAATCTGCTGGTCAATATCTGAGCCATCTTCAACTGCTTCTATTTACACAGACTCTTTAAGTTGTGATGATGTTAGTGAACATCATACATCTGTTTTCTATGATGCAAAGGGTGACAACAAGGATTCCGAAGCTTCCTTTGCAAACCCAACAAGGCCGCTTACAGAAAg TGAGAAAACTGAGTTGATATTTAAGAACCACTTTCTGACCATACTGTTTCCCATTGACCGGTTTTCTGAAATGGGACCTTCTTCAAGAACCTTTTTCAGTGAAAATGGTTTCACATGTTTGCAAGTGTTAGATCACATATATGCATTTTATCAG GAGAATATGTCAGCTTCAGAAATAGAAGCTGCAATTCACACTGATTCAAGGCATGCTGATCAGCTTCGATCTGTGTACTCCAGTAAAGAAACGGCCGAGCTTGGTTATGTGATTTTCAAACGTATCGACTTCTTAGGAAGCTGCAGGAGTTTCGAAATGTTAAAGCGTGTTGCTGGGGACAACAATAGTAACGTATATGAACTTTTGATTAGAGCCTGA
- the LOC110603663 gene encoding uncharacterized protein LOC110603663 isoform X1, protein MGGGGGGGKVEVISSKGCSRLFVGFSSSIPSFRGLQSFEPMSPATSSAGSEPLLVRSSGPFSGLVICVTGLSKVIHVSVAYAEARKQVMDATERLGGQYSPNLHPQCTHLVVQSFGGRKFEHALKHGLKNGLFVVTLGWFVDSVRRNVRLSESLYCVKSVGGNDVHLDDLNRRVSSSGTENSCLPVGFNDAKQFEMTEGQHKRSSGRSSNRSIEPTLSGNSIYVDSDISDDLRNKVYEAASGEGATFLDRWFVGCSASHVVCEGASTQRYLGHSNHLVTPHWVLKTAKEKHAQRLVQMSADLARQVGVMLEDFQNGIAGQEINGGNASQDAQSWRNKASFGERQQIVNFAKNGVRSRRGRRMQTCQTPIRPITPSSLLDSICWSISEPSSTASIYTDSLSCDDVSEHHTSVFYDAKGDNKDSEASFANPTRPLTESEKTELIFKNHFLTILFPIDRFSEMGPSSRTFFSENGFTCLQVLDHIYAFYQENMSASEIEAAIHTDSRHADQLRSVYSSKETAELGYVIFKRIDFLGSCRSFEMLKRVAGDNNSNVYELLIRA, encoded by the exons ATGGGCGGAGGTGGTGGGGGTGGTAAAGTGGAAGTGATCAGCAGCAAGGGGTGCTCAAGACTGTTTGTGGGATTCTCATCTTCAATCCCTTCTTTTCGAGGTTTGCAATCCTTCGAGCCAATGTCTCCAGCCACATCCTCTGCTGGGTCTGAGCCGTTGTTGGTTCGATCAAGCGGTCCATTTTCTGGTCTTGTTATATGTGTAACAGGCCTATCTAAAG TTATTCATGTTTCTGTTGCTTATGCAGAAGCAAGAAAGCAAGTCATGGATGCAACAGAGAGATTAGGTGGTCAATACAGCCCTAATTTGCATCCACAGTGTACCCATTTAGTCGTGCAG AGCTTTGGTGGACGCAAGTTCGAGCATGCTTTGAAGCATGGATTAAAAAATGGTCTCTTTGTTGTTACACTTGGATGGTTTGTGGACAGTGTCAGGCGAAATG TGAGGTTAAGTGAATCACTCTACTGTGTCAAGAGTGTTGGAGGAAATGATGTGCACTTGGATGACTTAAATCGACGTGTCAGTTCCAGTGGAACTGAAAATTCCTGTCTTCCTGTTGGTTTTAATGATGCCAAGCAATTTGAAATGACTGAAGGACAGCATAAGCGATCATCTGGAAGAAGTTCTAATAGAAGTATTGAACCAACTTTGTCTGGTAATTCCATTTATGTTGATTCAGACATTTCAGATGACCTGAGGAATAAG GTTTACGAGGCAGCTTCTGGAGAAGGTGCCACATTTTTGGATCGATGGTTTGTTGGCTGCAGTGCAAGTCATGTAGTATGTGAAGGGGCTTCTACCCAAAGATATCTTGGCCACTCTAACCACCTTGTAACT CCACATTGGGTACTAAAAACAGCTAAAGAGAAACACGCCCAGAGGCTTGTTCAGATGTCTGCTGACTTGGCCAGACAGGTTGGAGTGATGCTTGAAGATTTTCAAAATGGCATTGCAGGGCAG GAAATAAATGGTGGAAATGCCTCTCAAGATGCTCAGAGTTGGAGGAATAAAGCAAGCTTTGGAGAAAGGCAACAAATTGTGAATTTTGCTAAAAATGGGGTTAGAAGTCGCCGTGGTCGTCGAATGCAG ACCTGTCAAACCCCAATTCGTCCAATAACCCCAAGCAGCCTTCTGGATTCAATCTGCTGGTCAATATCTGAGCCATCTTCAACTGCTTCTATTTACACAGACTCTTTAAGTTGTGATGATGTTAGTGAACATCATACATCTGTTTTCTATGATGCAAAGGGTGACAACAAGGATTCCGAAGCTTCCTTTGCAAACCCAACAAGGCCGCTTACAGAAAg TGAGAAAACTGAGTTGATATTTAAGAACCACTTTCTGACCATACTGTTTCCCATTGACCGGTTTTCTGAAATGGGACCTTCTTCAAGAACCTTTTTCAGTGAAAATGGTTTCACATGTTTGCAAGTGTTAGATCACATATATGCATTTTATCAG GAGAATATGTCAGCTTCAGAAATAGAAGCTGCAATTCACACTGATTCAAGGCATGCTGATCAGCTTCGATCTGTGTACTCCAGTAAAGAAACGGCCGAGCTTGGTTATGTGATTTTCAAACGTATCGACTTCTTAGGAAGCTGCAGGAGTTTCGAAATGTTAAAGCGTGTTGCTGGGGACAACAATAGTAACGTATATGAACTTTTGATTAGAGCCTGA
- the LOC110603663 gene encoding uncharacterized protein LOC110603663 isoform X2 translates to MGGGGGGGKVEVISSKGCSRLFVGFSSSIPSFRGLQSFEPMSPATSSAGSEPLLVRSSGPFSGLVICVTGLSKEARKQVMDATERLGGQYSPNLHPQCTHLVVQSFGGRKFEHALKHGLKNGLFVVTLGWFVDSVRRNVRLSESLYCVKSVGGNDVHLDDLNRRVSSSGTENSCLPVGFNDAKQFEMTEGQHKRSSGRSSNRSIEPTLSGNSIYVDSDISDDLRNKVYEAASGEGATFLDRWFVGCSASHVVCEGASTQRYLGHSNHLVTPHWVLKTAKEKHAQRLVQMSADLARQVGVMLEDFQNGIAGQEINGGNASQDAQSWRNKASFGERQQIVNFAKNGVRSRRGRRMQTCQTPIRPITPSSLLDSICWSISEPSSTASIYTDSLSCDDVSEHHTSVFYDAKGDNKDSEASFANPTRPLTESEKTELIFKNHFLTILFPIDRFSEMGPSSRTFFSENGFTCLQVLDHIYAFYQENMSASEIEAAIHTDSRHADQLRSVYSSKETAELGYVIFKRIDFLGSCRSFEMLKRVAGDNNSNVYELLIRA, encoded by the exons ATGGGCGGAGGTGGTGGGGGTGGTAAAGTGGAAGTGATCAGCAGCAAGGGGTGCTCAAGACTGTTTGTGGGATTCTCATCTTCAATCCCTTCTTTTCGAGGTTTGCAATCCTTCGAGCCAATGTCTCCAGCCACATCCTCTGCTGGGTCTGAGCCGTTGTTGGTTCGATCAAGCGGTCCATTTTCTGGTCTTGTTATATGTGTAACAGGCCTATCTAAAG AAGCAAGAAAGCAAGTCATGGATGCAACAGAGAGATTAGGTGGTCAATACAGCCCTAATTTGCATCCACAGTGTACCCATTTAGTCGTGCAG AGCTTTGGTGGACGCAAGTTCGAGCATGCTTTGAAGCATGGATTAAAAAATGGTCTCTTTGTTGTTACACTTGGATGGTTTGTGGACAGTGTCAGGCGAAATG TGAGGTTAAGTGAATCACTCTACTGTGTCAAGAGTGTTGGAGGAAATGATGTGCACTTGGATGACTTAAATCGACGTGTCAGTTCCAGTGGAACTGAAAATTCCTGTCTTCCTGTTGGTTTTAATGATGCCAAGCAATTTGAAATGACTGAAGGACAGCATAAGCGATCATCTGGAAGAAGTTCTAATAGAAGTATTGAACCAACTTTGTCTGGTAATTCCATTTATGTTGATTCAGACATTTCAGATGACCTGAGGAATAAG GTTTACGAGGCAGCTTCTGGAGAAGGTGCCACATTTTTGGATCGATGGTTTGTTGGCTGCAGTGCAAGTCATGTAGTATGTGAAGGGGCTTCTACCCAAAGATATCTTGGCCACTCTAACCACCTTGTAACT CCACATTGGGTACTAAAAACAGCTAAAGAGAAACACGCCCAGAGGCTTGTTCAGATGTCTGCTGACTTGGCCAGACAGGTTGGAGTGATGCTTGAAGATTTTCAAAATGGCATTGCAGGGCAG GAAATAAATGGTGGAAATGCCTCTCAAGATGCTCAGAGTTGGAGGAATAAAGCAAGCTTTGGAGAAAGGCAACAAATTGTGAATTTTGCTAAAAATGGGGTTAGAAGTCGCCGTGGTCGTCGAATGCAG ACCTGTCAAACCCCAATTCGTCCAATAACCCCAAGCAGCCTTCTGGATTCAATCTGCTGGTCAATATCTGAGCCATCTTCAACTGCTTCTATTTACACAGACTCTTTAAGTTGTGATGATGTTAGTGAACATCATACATCTGTTTTCTATGATGCAAAGGGTGACAACAAGGATTCCGAAGCTTCCTTTGCAAACCCAACAAGGCCGCTTACAGAAAg TGAGAAAACTGAGTTGATATTTAAGAACCACTTTCTGACCATACTGTTTCCCATTGACCGGTTTTCTGAAATGGGACCTTCTTCAAGAACCTTTTTCAGTGAAAATGGTTTCACATGTTTGCAAGTGTTAGATCACATATATGCATTTTATCAG GAGAATATGTCAGCTTCAGAAATAGAAGCTGCAATTCACACTGATTCAAGGCATGCTGATCAGCTTCGATCTGTGTACTCCAGTAAAGAAACGGCCGAGCTTGGTTATGTGATTTTCAAACGTATCGACTTCTTAGGAAGCTGCAGGAGTTTCGAAATGTTAAAGCGTGTTGCTGGGGACAACAATAGTAACGTATATGAACTTTTGATTAGAGCCTGA